In the genome of Streptomyces collinus, one region contains:
- a CDS encoding Rieske (2Fe-2S) protein produces the protein MTYETTRRTVLLATGATGATALVAACGGGGDDNGSESTSSPTGQDATSAPGGQVLADIDEIPVGGGKIFKDEEVVVTQPEQGQFKAFSAICTHQRCLVSTVSDGTINCPCHGSKFRVADGAVAHGPATRPLPSEKITVEGNSVRLT, from the coding sequence ATGACCTACGAGACCACGCGCCGCACGGTTCTCCTCGCGACGGGCGCGACCGGCGCCACGGCGCTCGTCGCGGCCTGCGGCGGAGGCGGCGACGACAACGGTTCCGAGTCGACGAGCTCCCCCACCGGCCAGGACGCGACGAGCGCCCCCGGCGGCCAGGTCCTGGCCGACATCGACGAGATCCCGGTCGGCGGCGGCAAGATCTTCAAGGACGAGGAGGTCGTCGTGACCCAGCCGGAGCAGGGTCAGTTCAAGGCCTTCTCGGCGATCTGCACCCACCAGCGCTGCCTGGTGTCCACCGTCTCCGACGGCACGATCAACTGCCCCTGCCACGGCAGCAAGTTCCGCGTCGCCGACGGCGCGGTGGCGCACGGCCCGGCGACCCGGCCGCTGCCCTCCGAGAAGATCACGGTGGAGGGGAACTCGGTCCGCCTGACGTGA
- a CDS encoding prephenate dehydrogenase, whose product MRTALVIGTGLIGTSAALALSQRGVTVHLADPDPEQARTAAALGAGTDETPDGPVDLVIVAAPPAHVADVLTDAIRRGAGRGYLDVASVKGGPRRELEARGLDLSAYIGSHPMSGREKSGPLAATADLFEGRPWVLTPTRDTDTEVLNLALELVSHCRAVPVVMDADAHDRAVALVSHMPHLVSSLVAARLEHAEESAVRLCGQGIRDVTRIAASDPRMWIDILSANPAPVADLLTDVAADLEETVRALRALQSSDDHKRREGAGGIEDVLRRGNAGQVRVPGKHGSAPRAYEVVSVLIDDQPGQLARIFADAGLAGVNIEDVRIEHATGQQAGLVQLMVEPKAAPVLSAALRERGWAIRQ is encoded by the coding sequence GTGAGGACCGCACTCGTCATCGGCACCGGCCTCATCGGCACGTCCGCCGCGCTGGCCCTGTCCCAGCGGGGCGTCACCGTGCACCTCGCCGACCCGGACCCGGAGCAGGCCCGTACGGCGGCCGCGCTCGGCGCCGGGACGGACGAGACGCCGGACGGGCCCGTCGACCTCGTGATCGTCGCCGCCCCGCCCGCGCACGTGGCGGACGTGCTCACCGACGCCATCCGCCGCGGTGCGGGACGCGGCTACCTCGACGTCGCCAGCGTCAAGGGCGGGCCCCGCCGCGAGCTGGAGGCGCGCGGCCTCGACCTGTCGGCGTACATCGGCTCGCACCCCATGTCGGGCCGGGAGAAGTCCGGCCCGCTGGCCGCGACCGCGGACCTCTTCGAAGGCCGCCCCTGGGTGCTGACCCCGACCAGGGACACCGACACCGAGGTGCTGAACCTCGCCCTGGAGCTGGTCTCGCACTGCCGGGCCGTGCCGGTCGTCATGGACGCCGACGCCCACGACCGGGCCGTCGCCCTCGTCTCCCACATGCCCCACCTGGTCTCCAGCCTGGTCGCCGCGCGGCTGGAGCACGCCGAGGAGTCCGCCGTTCGACTGTGCGGGCAGGGCATCCGCGATGTGACGAGGATCGCCGCCTCCGACCCGCGGATGTGGATCGACATCCTCTCCGCGAACCCCGCGCCGGTCGCCGACCTGCTCACGGACGTCGCCGCAGACCTGGAGGAGACCGTGCGGGCCCTGCGCGCCCTGCAGTCCTCCGACGACCACAAGCGCCGCGAGGGCGCCGGCGGGATCGAGGACGTCCTGCGGCGCGGCAACGCCGGGCAGGTCCGCGTCCCCGGCAAGCACGGGTCCGCGCCGAGGGCCTACGAGGTCGTGTCCGTGCTCATCGACGACCAGCCGGGACAGCTGGCCCGGATCTTCGCCGACGCGGGCCTGGCCGGCGTCAACATCGAGGACGTGCGGATCGAGCACGCGACGGGGCAGCAGGCCGGTCTGGTGCAGCTGATGGTGGAGCCCAAGGCGGCCCCGGTCCTGAGCGCCGCGCTGCGGGAACGGGGCTGGGCGATCCGGCAGTAG
- a CDS encoding ADP-ribosylglycohydrolase family protein, protein MTMLVHKQAATGALTGLALGDALGYPTEFSDVPSILARFGPWRQLDLPERATVSDDTQMTLALGRAVRTAMDRGLLTPLRLARPLREEFVDWYQSPENNRAPGRTCMKACYLLKDESRPWQDASQTESKGCGANMRVAPLGLVPGLSDEQRAGAAQLQSALTHGHPTALAASDLTAHAVRLLAQGAEPTGLVGLLRSYALENRGHYHERWLGDLWRRAGDPSPGQFIARGWDECLEVLERLQRAVRTVSPETDPCLATGEGWIAEEALATGLLCFLLFVDEPVTALRRAACTAGDSDSIACLTGAFAGAYLGAEAWPTEWADRVEYRTDLLTFGALWDA, encoded by the coding sequence ATGACCATGCTCGTCCACAAGCAAGCCGCCACCGGAGCGCTCACGGGCCTGGCCCTCGGGGATGCGCTGGGGTACCCGACCGAGTTCAGTGACGTTCCGTCGATACTCGCCAGGTTCGGTCCCTGGCGGCAGCTGGACCTGCCCGAGCGGGCCACCGTGTCGGACGACACCCAGATGACACTGGCGCTCGGGCGGGCGGTGCGGACGGCTATGGACCGGGGGCTGCTCACCCCACTGCGTCTGGCCCGGCCCCTGCGCGAGGAGTTCGTGGACTGGTACCAGTCCCCGGAGAACAACCGGGCTCCGGGCCGCACCTGCATGAAGGCCTGTTACCTGCTGAAGGACGAGTCCCGCCCCTGGCAGGACGCCAGCCAGACGGAATCCAAGGGCTGCGGCGCCAACATGCGCGTCGCGCCTCTGGGTCTGGTCCCCGGCCTCAGTGACGAACAGCGCGCGGGCGCCGCCCAGTTGCAGTCCGCCCTCACCCACGGACACCCCACCGCGCTCGCCGCCTCCGACCTCACCGCGCACGCCGTACGTCTGCTCGCGCAGGGCGCCGAGCCGACGGGGCTCGTCGGCCTGCTCCGCTCCTACGCCCTGGAGAACCGCGGCCACTACCACGAGCGCTGGCTCGGCGACCTGTGGCGGCGGGCCGGGGACCCCAGCCCCGGGCAGTTCATCGCGCGCGGCTGGGACGAGTGCCTGGAGGTGCTCGAACGGCTCCAGCGCGCCGTGCGCACCGTCTCGCCGGAGACCGACCCCTGCCTGGCCACCGGCGAGGGCTGGATCGCCGAGGAGGCCCTGGCGACCGGGCTGCTGTGTTTCCTGCTCTTCGTCGACGAGCCGGTGACCGCTCTGCGCCGCGCCGCGTGCACCGCCGGCGACTCGGACTCGATCGCCTGCCTGACGGGCGCCTTCGCGGGTGCCTACCTGGGCGCGGAGGCCTGGCCCACCGAGTGGGCCGACCGCGTCGAGTACCGGACCGACCTGCTCACGTTCGGGGCGCTGTGGGACGCGTGA
- a CDS encoding LysM peptidoglycan-binding domain-containing protein: MSECADSSRPAARKSQVRTTAVLAGAALLAPLGLLAATGNAAAADSGVWDRIAQCESGGNWHINTGNGYYGGLQFAPSTWNAYGGTAYAPTADRASRSQQIAVATKVQRAQGWGAWPTCSARAGASGGAPAADPVTSTAPAPAKPPKAPARTAEHADRGSSRGDYTVRRGDTLSGVAARHGTTWQRLYAANKAAIGGDPDVIVPGLRLTF; encoded by the coding sequence ATGTCCGAATGTGCCGATTCCTCTCGCCCCGCCGCCCGGAAGAGCCAGGTTCGTACGACGGCGGTCCTCGCCGGGGCGGCACTGCTCGCGCCCCTCGGACTGCTCGCCGCGACCGGGAACGCCGCGGCGGCCGACAGCGGAGTGTGGGACCGCATCGCCCAGTGCGAGAGCGGCGGCAACTGGCACATCAACACCGGCAACGGCTACTACGGCGGACTCCAGTTCGCCCCCTCCACCTGGAACGCCTACGGCGGCACGGCCTACGCGCCCACCGCCGACCGGGCGAGCAGGTCCCAGCAGATCGCCGTCGCCACCAAGGTCCAGCGCGCCCAGGGATGGGGCGCCTGGCCGACCTGCTCGGCACGCGCCGGGGCGAGCGGCGGCGCACCGGCCGCCGACCCGGTCACCTCCACCGCGCCGGCCCCGGCGAAACCGCCGAAGGCGCCGGCGCGTACCGCGGAACACGCGGACCGCGGCTCCTCCCGCGGTGACTACACCGTCCGCCGGGGTGACACGCTGAGCGGTGTCGCAGCCCGGCACGGGACCACCTGGCAGCGCCTCTACGCCGCCAACAAGGCCGCCATCGGCGGGGACCCCGACGTGATCGTGCCCGGCCTGCGCCTCACGTTCTGA
- the der gene encoding ribosome biogenesis GTPase Der, whose translation MNDHIQPDGSDASEGAYEHDHGALGDAEYAEFMELAAEEGFDLEDVEGAIEAAGHGPLPVLAVVGRPNVGKSTLVNRIIGRREAVVEDKPGVTRDRVTYEAEWAGRRFKVVDTGGWEQDVLGIDASVAAQAEYAIEAADAVVFVVDAKVGATDTDEAVVRLLRKAGKPVVLCANKVDGQSGEADASYLWSLGLGEPHPVSALHGRGTGDMLDQVLEVLPEAPRETFGGGGIGGPRRIALIGRPNVGKSSLLNKVAGEERVVVNELAGTTRDPVDELIELGGVTWKFVDTAGIRKRVHLQQGADYYASLRTAAAVEKAEVAVILIDGSESVSVQDQRIVTMAVEAGRAIVMAYNKWDTLDEERRYYLEREIETELGQVAWAPRVNVSARTGRHMEKLVPAIETALAGWETRVPTGRLNAFLGELVAAHPHPVRGGKQPRILFGTQAGTKPPRFVLFASGFIEAGYRRFIERRLREEFSFEGTPIHISVRVREKRGKKK comes from the coding sequence ATGAACGACCACATCCAGCCCGACGGCTCGGACGCCTCCGAGGGCGCGTACGAGCACGACCACGGGGCGCTCGGCGACGCCGAGTACGCGGAGTTCATGGAGCTCGCCGCCGAGGAGGGCTTCGACCTCGAAGACGTCGAAGGCGCCATCGAGGCGGCCGGGCACGGCCCGCTGCCCGTCCTCGCCGTCGTCGGCCGCCCCAATGTCGGCAAGTCGACTCTGGTGAACCGCATCATCGGGCGCCGTGAGGCCGTCGTCGAGGACAAGCCCGGCGTCACCCGCGACCGTGTGACCTACGAGGCCGAGTGGGCCGGCCGCCGCTTCAAGGTCGTCGACACCGGCGGCTGGGAGCAGGACGTCCTCGGCATCGACGCCTCCGTCGCCGCCCAGGCCGAGTACGCCATCGAGGCCGCCGACGCGGTCGTCTTCGTCGTCGACGCCAAGGTCGGCGCCACCGACACCGACGAGGCCGTCGTCCGGCTGCTGCGCAAGGCCGGCAAGCCGGTCGTGCTGTGCGCCAACAAGGTGGACGGCCAGAGCGGCGAGGCCGACGCGTCCTACCTGTGGTCACTGGGCCTGGGGGAGCCGCACCCGGTCTCCGCGCTGCACGGCCGCGGCACGGGCGACATGCTCGACCAGGTCCTCGAAGTGCTCCCCGAGGCGCCGCGCGAGACGTTCGGCGGGGGCGGCATCGGCGGCCCGCGGCGCATCGCCCTGATCGGACGCCCGAACGTCGGCAAGTCCTCGCTGCTGAACAAGGTGGCGGGCGAGGAGCGCGTCGTCGTCAACGAGCTGGCGGGCACCACCCGCGACCCGGTCGACGAGCTGATCGAACTCGGCGGCGTCACCTGGAAGTTCGTCGACACCGCGGGCATCCGCAAGCGCGTCCACCTCCAGCAGGGCGCCGACTACTACGCCTCGCTGCGCACCGCGGCCGCCGTCGAGAAGGCGGAGGTTGCGGTCATCCTGATCGACGGCTCCGAGTCCGTCTCGGTGCAGGACCAGCGGATCGTCACCATGGCCGTCGAGGCCGGCCGCGCGATCGTCATGGCGTACAACAAGTGGGACACCCTCGACGAGGAGCGTCGCTACTACCTGGAGCGGGAGATCGAGACCGAGCTCGGCCAGGTGGCGTGGGCGCCGCGGGTGAACGTCTCGGCGCGCACCGGCCGGCACATGGAGAAGCTGGTACCGGCGATCGAGACGGCCCTGGCGGGCTGGGAGACCCGGGTCCCGACGGGCCGGCTGAACGCCTTCCTCGGTGAGCTGGTCGCCGCCCACCCGCACCCGGTCCGGGGCGGCAAGCAGCCGCGCATCCTGTTCGGCACGCAGGCGGGCACCAAGCCGCCGCGGTTCGTGCTGTTCGCCTCCGGATTCATCGAGGCGGGCTACCGGCGCTTCATCGAGCGCCGGCTGCGCGAGGAGTTCAGCTTCGAGGGGACGCCCATCCACATCTCCGTGCGGGTGCGCGAGAAGCGCGGCAAGAAGAAGTAG
- a CDS encoding NUDIX hydrolase yields MNGYDKYAHEPFAVTVDLAVFTLREGALHVLLVERGQEPYAGHWALPGGFLQPDESAETAARRELAEETGLSDVSGLHLEQLRTYSEPGRDPRMRVVSVAFAALLPDAPEAHGGSDAAQARWVPYGTAGPLAFDHDRILADAHDRVGAKFEYTCLATAFCPPEFTLGELQQVYETVWGTELDRPNFRRKVLATPGFVEAVPGAARLTGGRGKPAALYRAGTATALHPPLLRPAREGRPA; encoded by the coding sequence ATGAACGGCTACGACAAGTACGCCCACGAGCCCTTCGCCGTCACCGTCGACCTCGCGGTGTTCACGCTCCGGGAGGGGGCGCTGCACGTGCTGCTCGTCGAGCGCGGGCAGGAGCCGTACGCCGGGCACTGGGCGCTGCCCGGTGGATTCCTGCAGCCGGACGAGTCGGCGGAGACGGCCGCCCGGCGTGAACTCGCCGAGGAGACCGGCCTGTCCGATGTCTCGGGGCTGCATCTGGAGCAGCTGCGGACCTACAGCGAGCCCGGCCGCGACCCCCGGATGCGGGTCGTCTCGGTCGCCTTCGCCGCGCTGCTGCCCGACGCCCCCGAGGCGCACGGCGGCAGCGACGCGGCGCAGGCCCGCTGGGTGCCGTACGGCACGGCGGGGCCGCTCGCGTTCGACCACGACCGCATCCTGGCCGACGCCCACGACCGCGTCGGCGCCAAGTTCGAGTACACCTGCCTCGCCACCGCCTTCTGCCCGCCCGAGTTCACCCTCGGCGAGCTCCAGCAGGTCTACGAGACCGTGTGGGGCACCGAGCTGGACCGGCCCAACTTCCGGCGCAAGGTGCTCGCCACGCCGGGCTTCGTCGAAGCCGTCCCGGGTGCCGCGCGGCTGACCGGCGGCCGCGGCAAACCCGCCGCGCTGTACCGCGCCGGCACCGCCACCGCACTCCACCCGCCTCTCCTCCGGCCCGCCCGGGAAGGACGCCCCGCATGA
- the cmk gene encoding (d)CMP kinase: MIVAIDGPAGTGKSSTSKAVAAQLGLSYLDTGAQYRAITWWMVSNGIDIDDPSAIAAAAGKPEIVSGTDPEGPAITVDGMDVAGPIRTQEVSSKVSAVSAVPEVRTRITELQRSIAASAEQGIVVEGRDIGTTVLPDADLKVFLTASPEARAARRSGELKGSDVHSTREALIKRDAADSSRKTSPLAKADDAVEVDTTELTLAQVIECVVTLVEEKRAGK; this comes from the coding sequence GTGATTGTCGCCATCGACGGCCCCGCCGGCACCGGCAAGTCGAGCACCTCGAAGGCCGTGGCGGCCCAGCTCGGGCTGAGCTACCTGGACACCGGCGCCCAGTACCGGGCGATCACCTGGTGGATGGTGAGCAACGGCATCGACATAGACGACCCGTCCGCCATCGCCGCCGCCGCGGGCAAGCCCGAGATCGTCTCCGGCACCGACCCGGAGGGCCCGGCCATCACGGTCGACGGCATGGACGTGGCCGGCCCGATCCGCACCCAGGAGGTCTCCTCCAAGGTCAGCGCGGTCAGCGCGGTGCCCGAGGTGCGCACCCGGATCACCGAGCTGCAGCGCTCGATCGCCGCCTCCGCCGAGCAGGGCATCGTCGTCGAGGGCCGGGACATCGGCACGACGGTGCTGCCCGACGCCGACCTCAAGGTCTTCCTCACCGCCTCCCCGGAGGCGCGCGCCGCCCGCCGCAGCGGCGAGCTGAAGGGCTCCGACGTCCACTCCACCCGCGAGGCCCTGATCAAGCGGGACGCCGCCGACTCCAGCCGCAAGACCTCCCCGCTCGCCAAGGCGGACGACGCCGTCGAGGTGGACACCACCGAGCTCACGCTGGCCCAGGTCATCGAGTGCGTCGTCACCCTCGTCGAGGAGAAGCGGGCCGGAAAGTGA
- a CDS encoding ATP-binding cassette domain-containing protein, translated as MTTVSLRHARVRYGPLEALHGITLTAAGPGLTVLLGRNGSGRTTALRALAGTVPLSGGAVVWDGTDVTRVPAYERARRGLCLVPERQAVFGSLTVRENLALAARDHTPALDAYPRLRPLLERRAGTLSGGEQRMLALSRALLARARVLLVDEPAQGMSPSVAARTYELLGALDACVVVAEQRLPPALRERSAIVYELRRGAVVFAGEAGELAG; from the coding sequence ATGACGACCGTCTCCCTGCGCCACGCACGCGTGCGCTACGGCCCCCTGGAAGCGCTGCACGGCATCACCCTCACCGCTGCCGGCCCGGGCCTCACCGTGCTGCTCGGCCGCAACGGGTCCGGCCGCACCACCGCCCTGCGCGCCCTGGCCGGCACCGTGCCCCTGTCGGGCGGCGCGGTGGTGTGGGACGGCACGGACGTGACCCGCGTCCCGGCGTACGAACGGGCCCGGCGGGGGCTGTGCCTGGTGCCGGAGCGGCAGGCCGTGTTCGGCTCGCTCACCGTGCGCGAGAACCTCGCACTCGCCGCGCGCGACCACACCCCGGCCCTCGACGCCTACCCGCGGCTGCGGCCCTTGCTGGAGCGGCGTGCCGGCACCCTCTCGGGCGGGGAGCAGCGCATGCTCGCCCTTTCCCGGGCTCTGCTCGCCCGCGCACGCGTGCTGCTCGTCGACGAGCCCGCCCAGGGCATGTCGCCGTCGGTCGCGGCCCGGACGTACGAGCTGCTCGGCGCACTGGACGCGTGTGTGGTGGTCGCCGAGCAGCGGCTGCCGCCCGCCCTGCGGGAGCGGTCCGCGATCGTCTACGAACTGCGCCGCGGGGCCGTCGTGTTCGCCGGGGAGGCGGGCGAACTCGCGGGCTGA
- the scpB gene encoding SMC-Scp complex subunit ScpB has product MSERTTELPAGPSAVAGLDLKPALEAVLMVVDEPATEEHLAKILERPKRQIADALRELADEYTVQGRGFELRYVANGWRFYTRAAFAPAVERFVLDGQQARLTQAALETLAVVAYRQPVSRSRVSAVRGVNCDGVMRTLLQRGLIEEAGTEPETGAILYRTTNYFLERMGLRGLDELPELAPFLPEAEAIEAETQEGVPSFDPDAPDDDVPGRPVSPGTHDEDDQTEL; this is encoded by the coding sequence GTGAGCGAGCGAACGACCGAGCTGCCGGCCGGGCCGAGTGCCGTCGCCGGTCTCGATCTGAAACCGGCCCTGGAGGCCGTCCTCATGGTCGTGGACGAGCCCGCGACCGAGGAGCACCTCGCGAAGATACTGGAGCGGCCGAAGCGGCAGATCGCCGACGCACTGCGCGAGCTCGCCGACGAGTACACCGTCCAGGGCCGCGGTTTCGAGCTGAGGTACGTCGCGAACGGCTGGCGCTTCTACACCCGTGCCGCCTTCGCGCCGGCCGTCGAGCGCTTCGTCCTGGACGGCCAGCAGGCCCGCCTCACCCAGGCCGCCCTGGAGACCCTGGCCGTCGTCGCCTACCGGCAGCCGGTCAGCCGCAGCCGGGTCTCGGCCGTCCGCGGAGTCAACTGCGACGGTGTCATGCGCACCCTCCTCCAGCGCGGTCTGATAGAGGAGGCGGGCACGGAACCCGAAACAGGTGCGATCCTGTACAGGACGACGAACTACTTCCTGGAGCGGATGGGCCTGCGCGGTCTGGACGAGCTCCCGGAGCTCGCGCCCTTCCTCCCGGAGGCGGAGGCGATCGAGGCCGAGACCCAGGAGGGCGTACCGTCGTTCGACCCGGACGCGCCTGACGACGACGTGCCGGGCCGCCCGGTGAGCCCGGGGACCCACGACGAAGACGACCAGACGGAACTTTGA
- a CDS encoding lysophospholipid acyltransferase family protein — protein MTDLPSARGAEVGRRIGVGLMYGLWKPRVLGAWRVPASGPVIFAVNHSHNIDGPMVMGVAPRPTHFLIKKEAFIGPLDPFLLGIGQVKVDRDTTDRTAITHALGVLAGGGVLGIFPEGTRGEGDFASLRAGLAYFAVRSGAPIVPVAVLGSSDKPGRLIKALPPLRSRVDVVFGEPFEAGDGSGRRTRKALDEATGRIQKQLAAHLENARRLTGR, from the coding sequence GTGACCGATCTGCCTTCGGCGCGGGGTGCCGAGGTCGGGCGGCGCATCGGCGTCGGCCTGATGTACGGGCTGTGGAAGCCGCGCGTGCTCGGCGCCTGGCGGGTGCCCGCGAGCGGCCCGGTGATCTTCGCGGTCAACCACTCCCACAACATCGACGGCCCGATGGTCATGGGCGTGGCGCCCCGGCCGACGCACTTCCTGATCAAGAAGGAAGCCTTCATCGGGCCGCTGGACCCCTTCCTGCTCGGCATCGGGCAGGTGAAGGTCGACCGCGACACCACCGACCGCACGGCGATCACCCACGCGCTGGGCGTCCTGGCGGGCGGCGGCGTGCTCGGCATCTTCCCGGAGGGCACCCGGGGCGAGGGTGACTTCGCCTCGCTGCGCGCCGGCCTCGCGTACTTCGCTGTGCGCAGCGGCGCCCCGATCGTCCCGGTGGCCGTGCTGGGAAGTTCCGACAAGCCCGGACGGTTGATAAAGGCGCTGCCTCCGCTGCGCTCCCGCGTCGACGTCGTCTTCGGCGAGCCCTTCGAGGCGGGCGACGGCAGCGGCCGCCGGACGCGCAAGGCGCTGGACGAGGCCACCGGGCGCATCCAGAAACAGCTCGCGGCCCACCTGGAAAACGCCAGGCGCCTCACCGGGCGCTAG
- a CDS encoding segregation and condensation protein A: protein MAPAAGASGPVASAAGVAGTIALPADVAEPIAPPAGASGPVSVGEMSPAAAETLPSDAVTVSERASVPAPGGDAAADDGVFKVRLANFEGPFDLLLQLISRHKMDVTEVALSKVTDEFMAHIRAMGPDWDLDETTEFLVVAATLLDLKAARLLPAAEVEDEGDLALLEARDLLFARLLQYRAYKQIADIFSGRLDDEARRYPRTVGLEAHHAELLPDVVISIGAEGFAKLAVKAMQPRPKPQVYVDHIHAPLVSVQEQAQIVVARLRELGEASFRALVADTDDTLTVVARFLALLELYREKAVALEQETALGDLLVRWTGGDGDETPTVTDEFDRPPEPPKEEKKA from the coding sequence TTGGCACCGGCTGCGGGCGCGTCCGGTCCGGTGGCGTCGGCTGCGGGCGTGGCCGGCACCATCGCACTGCCTGCGGACGTGGCGGAGCCCATCGCGCCGCCCGCGGGCGCGTCCGGGCCGGTGTCCGTGGGGGAGATGAGTCCGGCTGCTGCCGAGACGCTGCCCTCGGATGCGGTGACCGTGTCCGAGAGGGCTTCCGTGCCCGCCCCGGGCGGTGACGCGGCGGCGGACGACGGGGTCTTCAAGGTTCGGCTCGCCAACTTCGAGGGGCCCTTCGATCTGCTGTTGCAGTTGATCTCGCGGCACAAGATGGATGTCACCGAGGTGGCGCTGTCGAAGGTGACCGACGAGTTCATGGCCCACATCCGGGCGATGGGGCCGGACTGGGACCTGGACGAGACGACCGAGTTCCTGGTCGTCGCCGCCACCCTGCTCGATCTGAAGGCCGCGCGGCTGCTGCCCGCCGCCGAGGTGGAGGACGAGGGCGATCTCGCGCTGCTCGAAGCGCGGGACCTGCTGTTCGCCCGGCTGCTGCAGTACCGCGCGTACAAGCAGATCGCCGACATCTTCAGCGGGCGTCTCGACGACGAGGCCCGGCGCTACCCCCGTACCGTCGGCCTCGAAGCGCACCACGCCGAGCTGCTGCCCGACGTCGTCATCAGCATCGGGGCGGAAGGATTCGCCAAGCTCGCCGTGAAGGCGATGCAGCCGCGGCCCAAGCCGCAGGTCTACGTGGACCACATCCACGCCCCGCTGGTCAGCGTGCAGGAGCAGGCGCAGATCGTCGTGGCCCGGCTCAGGGAGCTCGGCGAGGCCAGCTTCCGGGCCCTCGTGGCGGACACCGACGACACCCTGACCGTCGTGGCGAGGTTCCTCGCCCTGCTGGAGCTGTACCGCGAGAAGGCCGTCGCGCTGGAGCAGGAGACCGCGCTCGGGGACCTGCTCGTGCGGTGGACCGGCGGGGACGGGGACGAGACCCCGACCGTCACCGACGAGTTCGACCGGCCGCCCGAGCCGCCGAAGGAGGAGAAGAAGGCGTGA
- the aroH gene encoding chorismate mutase, with protein sequence MAVRAVRGAVQLERDEAGHMDEQVGALLTEILERNDLAADDLISIWFTATPDLHSDFPAAAARKLGIVDVPLICAQELDIEGAMPRVVRVLAHIESDRPRAGIAHVYLGAAAALRKDIAQ encoded by the coding sequence GTGGCGGTACGAGCGGTCCGGGGCGCCGTCCAACTCGAACGGGACGAGGCCGGGCACATGGACGAGCAGGTCGGAGCCCTGCTCACGGAGATCCTCGAGCGCAACGATCTCGCCGCCGACGACCTGATCAGCATCTGGTTCACGGCCACGCCCGACCTGCACAGCGACTTCCCGGCCGCCGCCGCCCGCAAGCTGGGCATCGTCGACGTGCCCCTCATCTGCGCCCAGGAGCTGGACATCGAGGGCGCCATGCCGCGTGTCGTCCGGGTCCTCGCGCACATCGAGTCCGACCGGCCCCGGGCCGGCATCGCCCACGTCTACCTCGGCGCCGCGGCAGCCCTGCGCAAGGACATCGCCCAGTGA
- a CDS encoding pseudouridine synthase, which yields MRSSSGRNSSGNNGGSRGGNSGGRGGSGGGRGNFRGAGNNRDDKQGSGRPKKPRPEERRYDVGPGATKDGPKAGRGGAARGGAKGGPKQPQKPGRTAPARPREYEAQIEERNRDRYAGKKEVKLPKTFPGAEQEGERLQKVLARAGFGSRRSCEELIEQARVEINGEIVLEQGRRVDPEKDEIKVDGLTVATQSYQFFSLNKPAGVVSTMEDPEGRQCLGDYVTNRETRLFHVGRLDTETEGVILLTNHGELAHRLTHPKYGVKKTYLAHIVGPIPRDLGKQLKDGIQLEDGYARADHFRVVQQTGKNYLVEVTLHEGRKHIVRRMLAEAGFPVDKLVRVSFGPITLGDQKSGWLRRLSNTEVGMLMQEVDL from the coding sequence ATGCGAAGCAGCAGCGGCAGGAACAGCAGCGGAAACAACGGCGGGAGCCGTGGTGGCAACAGCGGCGGCCGCGGCGGGAGTGGTGGTGGTCGCGGCAACTTCCGCGGCGCCGGCAACAACCGCGACGACAAGCAGGGCAGTGGCCGTCCGAAGAAGCCGCGCCCGGAGGAGCGCCGCTACGACGTGGGCCCCGGGGCGACCAAGGACGGCCCAAAGGCCGGGCGCGGCGGCGCGGCCCGCGGTGGCGCCAAGGGCGGCCCCAAGCAGCCCCAGAAGCCGGGGCGCACGGCCCCGGCGCGCCCCCGTGAGTACGAGGCGCAGATCGAGGAGCGCAACCGCGACCGGTACGCCGGGAAGAAGGAGGTCAAGCTCCCGAAGACCTTCCCCGGCGCCGAGCAGGAGGGCGAGCGGCTGCAGAAGGTCCTCGCCCGCGCGGGCTTCGGCTCCCGGCGCTCCTGCGAGGAGCTGATCGAGCAGGCCCGCGTCGAGATCAACGGCGAGATCGTCCTGGAGCAGGGGCGGCGCGTCGACCCGGAGAAGGACGAGATCAAGGTCGACGGTCTGACCGTCGCCACGCAGAGCTACCAGTTCTTCTCGCTCAACAAGCCCGCCGGTGTCGTGTCCACGATGGAGGACCCGGAGGGCCGGCAGTGCCTCGGTGACTACGTCACCAACCGCGAGACGCGGCTCTTCCACGTCGGCCGGCTCGACACCGAGACCGAGGGCGTCATCCTGCTCACCAACCACGGTGAGCTGGCCCACCGGCTGACCCACCCGAAGTACGGCGTGAAGAAGACCTACCTCGCGCACATCGTCGGGCCCATCCCGCGTGACCTGGGCAAGCAGCTCAAGGACGGCATCCAGCTGGAGGACGGCTACGCCCGCGCGGACCACTTCCGGGTCGTCCAGCAGACCGGCAAGAACTACCTCGTCGAGGTCACCCTCCACGAGGGCCGCAAGCACATCGTGCGCCGGATGCTCGCGGAGGCCGGTTTCCCGGTCGACAAGCTGGTCCGGGTCTCCTTCGGACCGATCACCCTGGGCGACCAGAAGTCGGGCTGGCTGCGGCGGCTGTCCAACACCGAGGTCGGCATGCTGATGCAGGAGGTCGACCTCTAG